Part of the Halobaculum halobium genome, CGGCCCTCCGGAGTACCTTCGAGTTCAGCGAGGAGCAGGCCGAACACATCGTTCGGATGCAGCTCGGCTCGCTCACTTCGATGGAAGCCGCCGAGATCGAAGACGAGTACGAGGACGTGCAGGCGACCATCGAGCGCCTGAACGAGATCCTCGACTCCGAGCAGGAGCTGCTCGACGTGATCAAATCGGAGCTGCGCGATATCAAAGACAAGTACGACGACGACCGCCGCACCGGCTTCGTCGAGGACACCGGCTCCGTCACCCACGAGGACCTCATTCCGGAGGAGGAGTCGGTGGTCGTGCTCTCGGAGGACGACTACATCAAGCGGATGCCCGCGGCCGACTTCCGCGCGCAAAACCGCGGCGGTAAGGGGATCATCGGCGCCGACCTGAAGGAGGGGGATCGGGTCTCGTCGGTGTTCCTCGCCTCGACCCACGACTACCTCCTGTGTTTCACCGACCAGGGCCGCGTCTACCAGCTGAAGACGTACCAAGTGCCCGAGATGGGTCGCACCGCCCGCGGGAAGTCGGCGGTGAACGTGCTCGACCTCGACGGCGACGAGGAGTTGACGGCCGTCGTCAACACCGCCGATCTCACGGGCGACGAGTACCTCACGATGGCAACCGAGGGCGGCTACGTGAAGCGGACCGCCGGCGACGAGTTCGAGAACATCCTCTCGACGGGCATTCGCGCGATCAAGCTGGAAGACGGCGACGCACTCGTCGACGTGGAGGTGACCGACGGCGAACGCGACCTCGTGATCGGCACCCGCGGCGGCATGGCGATCCGGTTCGACGAGGACGAGGTGCGGTCGATGGGCCGCACCGCTCGCGGCGTCCGCGGGATCAACCTCACCGGCGACGACCGCGTCGCCGGCGTCGCCGCCATCGACGAGGACGAACACGACTGGGTGCTCACCGTGACAGCGAACGGCTACGGGAAGCGGACGGACCTGGCGGAGTACCGCACCCAGAGCCGCAACGGCAAGGGCCTCATCGACATCAAGACGAACGAGCGAAACGGCCCCGTCTGCGCCGTCGAAGCGGTCACGTTCGGCGACCACCTGTTCGCGATGAGCGCGGGCGGGCAGATCATGCGAACGCGCGTCGAGGACATCTCGACGATCGGCCGCAACACGATGGGTGTCACCGTGATGGACCTCGACGGGGGCGACACGGTCGCCGCTATCGACGTGCTTCCTGCCGAGCGCGTCTCCAGCGAACGGGCCACGGACACCCCGGACGACGAATAGGCGCGGAGCCGCTGTCGTCCGCTCGTTCTCCCGCCACACAACCGCGGTCCACTGGCGATTCCGTGTTCGCGCGAGGTCAGTCGGTCGAGGGGGCGGGAGTCACAGGATCCGCTTGCCGAACGCGCTGGCGGCGAGTTCGACCGCGAGTGAGGCAGTCTCGTTCGACTCGTCGAGGACGGGGTTCACCTCGACGACCTCCATGGAGCGGAGGCCGTCGGTCTCGGCGACCAGTTCCATCGCGTGGTGCGCCTCGCGGTAGGTGACGCCGCCGCGGACGGGCGTGCCGACGCCCGGCGCGATCGTCGGGTCGAGCCAGTCCATGTCGAGGCTGACGTGGACGCCGTCGACGCCGTCGCCGGCGACCGAGAGGGCCGCCTCCACCACGTCGGTGATCCCGCGCTCGTCGATGTCGGACATGGTGTACGCCGTCATCTCGGTGGCTCGGATCGCCTCGCGCTCGCTGTCGTCGAGCGCGCGCAGGCCCACGTAGGCGACGTTCTCCTCGCGCAGGCCGTGGGCGTTCGCCCAGTCGACGCCGTCCCACTCGGCGTGTCCGAGTGCGGCCGCGAGCGGCATTCCGTGAACGTTGCCGGAGGGGGAGGTCGTCGGCGTGTTGTAGTCGCCGTGGGCGTCGAACCAGACGGCGCCGATCTCGGCGTCGCGCGCGCTTCCGCACAGCGAGCCGATCGCGACCGAGTGATCGCCGCCGAGCACGAGCGGTGTTTCGCCGGCAGCGACGCTGTCGGCGACTCTGTCGGTGAGTGCGGTCGTGACCTCCTCGATCTCCTGCAGGAACTTCGCGTTCCCCTCGCTCGGCTGTCGGGCGTCCGGGTCCCGCTCCTCCGCGCGGGGCACCGTGAGGTCGCCGGCGTCGATAGCGTCGACGCCCGCTGACGCCAGCGCGTCCGAGAGGCCGGCATAGCGGATCGCTGACGGGCCCATGTCGACGCCGCGTCGGTCCTGGCCGTAGTCGGTCGGCGCGCCGATGATGCGGACGGTCATGCTCCAACGAGTGCCTGCGGGGGGCTTCAAACGGCTGGTTCCTCGCTCAATCGCTCCCGTTCAACTCCGCCAGGCACTCCCACGCGTACATCGTCCGGAGCACGTCCGATGCGGCGCCCGGCGCGAACACGAGGTCGTCGGTCCTCCGGACGTGCTCCAACACGTTCCGCGAGGAGTGTTCGGGCGCGGCTGCGACGCCGGAGTCGGTGTCCTCGGCCCACTCCATCACCCGGAGGTCGGACTTCGAGTCGCCCATGACGCAGACGAACGGGTCGTCCACGCCGAGTACGTCGAGCGACGCCTCGACGCCGGCGGCCTTGTGGAGGTCGGCGGCGGCAAGCTCGGCGGCGTCGGCGCGGTACAGCGCGACCTCCAGCCGGTCGAACAGCGACGCCGCCGCCTCCGGCACGTCGCCGTCGGCCGAGGCGCCGGCTCGATCGATCGCACCAGCGATCTCGGGGTCGTCTCCCGCGTAGTACGCCCGCGCGGCCGCCGGGCCGTCATCAAGGCCGAGGCGCTCGCCCGCGGCGCTCCCCACGAGCCCGAGCAGGTGGACCATCGCCTCGTCGATGACGGCCTCCGCGTCGTCGCTGCCGGTTTCGTGATTCGGCTTGAGCGTGACGTTGAACTCGTTGCCCTGGAGGTGACAGCCCCGGCGGACGCGCTCGGGCGCCTCCCGGAGCACGCCGTCCCGAACGTCGTCGACGACGCCGCGCACGTCGTCCACGAGATCGTCGTACAGCAGGCGCTTCGTGTCGGCGCCGCTGCCCGGGGTAAACACGCCCGCGCCGGCCTCGTACACGACCGAGACGTCGCCGGAGTGGACGAGTTCGTTACCCAGGCCCTGGATGAGGAAGCCCTTCACGTTCTCGAGCGTCTGCCCGGTGCAGATCACAAGCGGGACGCCCCGCTCGGCGAACTCGGTGAGCAGGTGAAGCGTCTCGCGGGGGATTTCGTTGTCCGTGTCACCCGCCGATCGCAGTGTTTCGTCAACGTCAAGCACGAGCGCGTTCAGCGCTCTGCCGTACTTCCCGTGGAGATCGAGCGCGGTGAAGGCCGACTCGCGGTCGGCCATCGACGCCACCTCCGCGAGCGTCGCCCCGCCGGCGCCGAAGGAGCGCTCGATACGCTCGCGCCGATCGGAGAGTTCGGCGTTCGCGTCGTCCCAACTGTCGAGCGCGACGCGCGAGTCCAGCGGCGGGAACAGGTCGACGAACTCCCGATACGCGCGGAGCGTCTCCGTGTCGAACTCCGCGTACAGCTCGTAGAGTCTATCGTAGAGAGTCATGAGCGGGCTACGGGAGGCTCGGTGAAAAGATTCACTCGCTACGCGAATACTGATGCGAGTCACGGGCGCGACGGTGGGTCGCGAGCGCGGTGTCGTGCGGGAAGCGAGCGCGGTGCGCGCACGGAGACCCCGCCGAGCGACCTTTGTGGTCTGGACCCGTGCGTTACGTATGGCTGATCAGGACCAGAAGAAAGAGACGGGCGGGTTGTTGTTCCTCCTCGCCGGCGTCGCCGGCGTCGTCTTCCTACTGACGATCGCCGTCATCTGGGCGCTCGCCTACGGGCCGCTGTCGTAGCGCGTCGCCTCCGCCACGCGAGGACGCGCCGCCTTCCTCACGCCGATTCGTCGAGGGGGTCGTCGTCGCCGTCTCCTTCTTCTTGGCCGCCTCCCTCTCCGTAGCTCCGGCCCTCTCGCGCGTCCGCCTTCATTCGACGAAGCGCAGCCACGGCCTGACTCGCGTCGTAGCCGAAGAACACGTCCTCGCCGTACTCGGCGGCGACCTCGGCGGCGTGATTCAGCTCGTCGATCTCGACGTTCACGGCGTACAGCTCGACCGAGAACGCGACGTCGAGTTCGGCGAGTCGGCTCTCGAACCCCTTCGCGATCGTCTCCAGCCAGTATGTCGTCCCGTAGTGAGTGTCGTACAGCGGGACGACGAACTCGTCGACGTGCGCGGCCAGCGCGTCCAGGTCGAGCCCCGCGCGGTCGTACAGGTGTCCCGGATACGGGTCGGGGTACAGCGTGAGGTACGTGTGCCCGGGGATACGCTCGGCCGCCTCCGCGACGAACTCGGTGATCACCTCGGCGCGCCACTCGGTCCACTCGTCGTGGCCGCTCTCGGCGAACTGCCGCTCGCAGCGGTCACACCGACAGAAGCCTTCACGCGGAAAGCCGACGTCGTCGAGCCGAACGTCGCCGTTGACGGTCGCGCAGTCCTCGACGATCTCCAGCAGCCCGCGACGGTACTCCTCGTGAGTCGGGCAGATGTACGCCCAGTCGAAGTACGGCAGGTCACGGGTGGCCGACCGACCGTCGGCGTCGACGGGCACGAGATCGGGGTTCGAGTCCGCGGCGGCGTTGTCTCCGAAACACGACACCATGTTCACGGCCGTCTCGATCGGCTCGGCCGAGCGGCCGGTCACGTCTTTCACCTCGTAGAACGCCACATCGAAGTCCGGCCACTCCGTCTCCTCTGCGTTGCGGGTGACGACGCCGTACTCGGTCATGGGGACGCTTGGCCGCTCGTGAGGGTACGTGTTTCGAAAGAATCGGGAGAACGAAGCGTCAGTGGAGCCGACCGGAGAGCAGTCGGCAGGTCGCGCTCAGTCCTCGCTCTCGACTTCGACTTCGACGGGTTCGCTGTCCGAACTGAAGAGGACGTACAGGAGCACGATGACACCGAACAGCACGACGAGTTTGGATTTGCCGGACATAGCCGAGTGTTCAGGCGGCGGGCACTAATCGTTTCCGCCCTGGGCTGGCCCGTCCTCGAGACCGGTTCCGGGATCGACACCGACGCCGGCGGTCACACGTCGGCATCGTCGCCGCGGTCGTCGAACACGTGTACTTCCGCATCGCAGTCGACACACGCGAGCACGTCTCGCGTCGGAGTGTCGTCGAGTCCCATCGTCCCGCCGCAGCAGCCGTCGGCGACGGTGCGCTCATCGAGGTCGCCGCCGCAGGCGGGACACTCGGGCGTGAACAGCCGCAGCGGCGTCGTCGCCGGCGCGCGAAGCGACGCCGGCACGTCCAGGCGCGCCATCGCGCGCACGGCGGCCACGTCGCCGGTGGCGTTCGTCGGCTGGAGCCAAACTGCACCCCCCTCGCCCTCGACGGCGACGCCGTCGTACTTTCGCTCGCCCGTCCCCTCGAAGGGGACGACCTCGGCGGTCGCCTCGACGAGGTCGTCGGGCGTCGCCGCCCGCAGCGTCTCCATCTCCTCGCGCCAGGCGGTCTCGAACGCCTCGGTCAGGTACAGCGCGTCGTCGCCACCCTCCCCTTCCTCGATCACGCCGTGGCGGAACATCGCGCCCAGCAGTTCCTGCGGGTCGGTGTCGGCGACGAGGTCGTCCGACTCCCGGCGGCGTTCGGGGTCGCCACCGTCGACGGCGACGTGGCGGAAGCGATCTTCCATGCCCAGCGACCGGACGAGATCCGGCGCGAACGCGGGCGTCCCGGGGACGACGTACCCCCGGAGGTAGACGAGCGCCGCGCCGACCGCGACCACGGGGACAGCGAGCGACCGTCGTCGCGTCGCGGCGACGGCGGCCGCGACGACGACGGCTGCGACGTTGAGGACGGTACACGGTCCGCACCGGTTCTCGCCGGTGTACTCGGGACGGCGGAGCGTGTCGATGAGACTCATGTCGAATCGTGGCGGGCCGAACGGAATAGGCGTTTCCGAAGCGGCGCCCGGTTCGACGCTCGACGAGCGATGGGGACGCCGTCAGTGGACGGCGAGGTGGTCGCCGATGTCCTCGCGGACGATCTCGCCGCAGAACTCACAGCGGACGCCGTCGTCGACGACCTCGAATGCGGACTCGACCGGCTCGTCGGCGTTCGTGATGCAGTTGTGGTTCGGACAGGTGAGCAACCCCACGACGTGCTCGGGGCGCTCGACGCGCTTCTTGTCGACGACCTCGAACTCGCGGACGATGTTGACCGTCGCCTCCGGCGCGAGCAGCGAGAGCACGTCGACTTCTCCCTGGCTCAGCTCGCGGTCCTCGACCTTCACGACGTCCTTCGTCCCGAGCTTGTCCGAGGGGACGTTCATCCCGATGGAGACGCCGACCCCCTCGTCGCCGTCGATGCCGAGGACCGCGAGGACGTTCAGCGCCTGGCCGCCGGTGATGTGGTCGATGACGGTCCCGTTGCGGATCTTCGAGATGCGGAGTTCGCGCTCGGGCGCGTCGCTCATCGGGATTCACCTCCGTCCGTCGCGGCGGCACCTCCGCCGGCGCCGCCGTCGTCGCCGTCCCCGAGCAGCCCGTCCAACAGCGCCATCCGCACGGGGACGCCGTTGTGCGCCTGCGCGAAGTAGGCGGCGTGCTCGGTCGCGTCCACGTCGGGGGCGATCTCGTCGACGCGGGGGAGCGGATGCATCACGGTGAGGTCGTCGCGGGCGCGCTCGAGCGTCTCCGCGTCGATCTGGTACTCGCCGGCGATCTGCTGGTACTCGTTCTCGTCCGGGAAGCGCTCGCGCTGGATCCGCGTGACGTACAGCACGTCCAGCTCGCCGAGCACCTCGTCGAGGTCGGTGTGCTCGCGGAGCCTCGCGCCGGCGTCGTGGAGGTCGAACTGGACGCCCCGCGGGAGCCGCAGCGACTCGGGGCTGATGAAGTGCATCCGCGCGTCGAAGTTGGTGAGCGCTGCGGCGAGCGAGTGGACCGTCCGCCCGTACTTGAGGTCGCCCATGATCCCGATCGTCAGGTCGTCGAGCCCGGCGCGCTCGCGTATCGTGTACAGGTCCAACAGCGTCTGGCTCGGGTGTTGGCCCGCGCCGTCCCCGGCGTTGACGACGGGCACGTCGACGAACTGCGAGGCGAGTTTGGCGGCGCCCTCGCTGGGGTGCCGGAGGACGATCCCGTCGGCGTAGCCCTCGATGACGCGAACCGTATCAGCCAGCGACTCGCCCTTCTTCACCGAGGACGACTCGACGGTCCCCATGTCGACGGTGTCGCCGCCGAGGCGCTGTATCGCGGTGTCGAAGGACATCTTCGTGCGCGTGCTCGGCTCGAAGAAGCACAGTGCGAGCAACGTGTCGGCGTACCGGTCGCTGACGGCGCCCGGATCGGCTGCGAGATCGGCCGCTCGGTCCAAGACGGCCTCGATGTCCTCCCGGGTGAGCTGGCCCGCCGAGAGGAGGTGGTCGTGACGCATTACTGGATACCGCGTCGCCGCCTCCCTTCAATCGCTCGGCTCGGGTATCCCGCCGCTGTCGTGCGGTTTTGCATAGGTGTGCACCCCGCCGACGCAGCGGTTTCGAGATTCGAAGCGTTCGATCGGCGCCATCCGGGGCGCTCCGAACGGCGTGCTCCCACGACAAGTTCGACTTGTCCAACAGTTCGGTACCCTTCGCAGTGTTCGCCATGTGCAGTGGCGACTGTCGCGAGCGGTCAATACGCCGGCTCGAGGTTCCAGCCTGGCAGCGAACGCGGCTCAAATCGGGGCGAGACAGCCGGTTGGAGGTATCTCACTCGTGCGCGGCCGGAGGCGACTGTCAACACACGGGCTTCACGTCGATCCCCATCCCGGTCAGCGCGTCGGCGTAGTCGTCGTAGGCGATCTGCACGACGTACTCGGCGACCATCCGAGCGCGCTCCCAGTCCTCGTCGTCCGCGCACAGGTCCTCCAGCAGCGCGAGCCCCCGCTTCAGTTCCTCTTCGGTTTCGGTGCGCAGGTCGCGGAACAGGGTCGCGCGCGACTCGTCGCCCTCGTTGACGAAGAACGAGACGATCTGGAGGTGCGAGCGGTCGCTGACGAGTCCGCGACCGACAGCGCCGGCGGCGACGCGTTCGACGGGGGCCTCGCGGGCGCGGAGATACTGGTGCATCGCTCCACCGTCGACCGGGTCGTGCTCGGCGCCGAGCTCCGTCAACGACTCGAGCACGCGCTCGCGGTGCTCGCGCTCGCGCTCGGCGAGCCAGTCGAACAGACCCGCGGCGGCGTCGCCGGCCGGGTCGTCGTCGGGGCCGCCCGCGTCCGCCGCCCACCCGGAGAAGGTGGTGTGTGCGGCGTGTTCGGAGTCGGCAGCCGCGCGCAGCACCGCCTCCGGCTCCAGCGTCGCGTCCGTGAGCGCGATGAGGAGCTTGTTCGATCCGAACCGGTCCAGTTCGGTCGCCTTCGCCGATTCGACGGTCGCGCGGAATCGCTCGCCGTCCATGGTCGATCGGTCGCCGAGCGTGGCGTTAACGTTTCCCCCGAGCGACACCAGCACACGAGTATGGCACACATCGAGGCGTCCGAGATCCTGCCGAACGACCACGTCCAGCAGCTGGCCGGGGACGGGGCGGTGACGCAGCTCCACCGCGGCCACGCCTACGCCGAGGAGGGCGACACCTTCGAGATCGACGGGACCACCTTCGAGGTGACCGCGGTCGACCGCCGCACGCTCGGCGACCTCACCGACGAGGACGCCCGCGCGGAGGGTTCGGAGGACCTAGCGGCGTACAAGGACAGGCTGGCCCGCGTCCACGACGAGTTCGAGTGGGACGACGACAGCGAGGTCGTCAAGCACGCGTTCGAACCGCGGGAGTGAGCCGTCGCGATGCGCGACAGCGACCGCGGAGACAACGAGGACGATCCGACCGCTGACGCCGACGCGGTCACCGACGGCGACGGCCCGAGCCACGTCACCGCGCTCGGTCCCCCGCCGGGCGGCGAACTCGCACCCGAGGCACTCGCGCGGCGCCTTCGCGCCGGCGACCCGGTGTCGGTGCTGGACGTGCGCGACCGCCCGGAGTTCGAGGCGTGGCGCGTCGACGGCCGCGGCGTGACCGCCCGCCAGGTTCCCCACGTGAACTTCGTCGCCGCGGCCGCGACGGGCGACGCGACCGATCCGCTGCCCGAAGGCCTTCCGGAACCGATCGTCGTCGTCTGCGGCCGCGGGAAGGCGAGCGCAGACGTGGCGCGCGACCTCGCCGCCGCCGGCGTCGACGCGGTGAACCTCGCGGGCGGCATGGACGCGTGGGCCGAGACGTACCTCGCTGAGCCGATCGTCCGTGACGGCAGCGAACCCGGCGGCGACGGCGACCTGACCGTGATCCAGTACCAGCGCCCTTCCTCTGGCTGCCTGGGGTACCTCGTCGTCGCCGACGGCCCCGACGGTCGCGAAGCGGCGGCGATCGACCCGCTGCGCGCGTTCGCCGACCGCTACGCCGACGACGCCGAGGCTCGGGGCGCGACGCTGCGGTACGCGGTCGACACGCACGTCCACGCCGACCACGTCAGCGGCGTCCGCGCCCTCCGCGACGGCGCCGGCGCCGAGGCGGTGCTTCCCGCCGGCGCGACCGAGCGCGGGCTGGCGTTCGATGCGACCCTCCTCTCGGACGGCGACGCGCTCCGCGTCGGCGACGCCGTGATCGAGGCCATTCACGCGCCGGGACACACGACCGAGTTGACGTGTCTGCGGCTGCGCCGGCCGGGCGGGGACCGTGGGGACGTGCTCTTCACGGGCGACGCGCTGTTCTTGGGAAGCGTCGGCCGCCCGGACCTCGAGGCGGGCGACGACGGCGCGCGCGACCGTGCGACGACGGCGTACGACACGCTCCACGATCGGCTGCTCGCGCTCCCGGTCGACACGCTCGTCGCGCCGGGGCACTTCGCGGACCCGGCGGACGCCCGCGCGAACGACTACGCCGCCCCGCTCGCGCGGATCGCCGAGCTCGACGTCCTCTCGCTCGACCGAGCGGCGTTCGTCGCCCGCGTCGCCGGGGACCTCCCGCCGCGGCCGGCCAACTTCGAGCGCATCGTCGCGACGAACCTGGGCATCGAGTCGATGGACGACGCGGCGGCGTTCGAGGCCGAGTTGGGTCCGAACAACTGTGCCGTCGGGTAGCACGCCGCCGGTGCCGTTTTCAGCTTCGGCGGCGCCGTCTGCCCATGGGCGAACGCGAGGTCGTCGACCGAACCGACGCGCCGCTGACGACCGATCGACTGCGAGCCGACCTGCGCGAACTGGGCGTGACGCCGGGGGAAACCGCGCTCGTTCACTCGTCGCTGTCGGCGATCGGGTGGGTCGCCGGCGGGGTTCCGACCGTCGTCGACGCGCTGCTCGGGGCGGTGACAGCGACCGGGACGGTCGCGGTGCCGACGCACTCGACGCAACTGTCCGACCCGACGCACTGGGAGAACCCCCCCGTCCCCGACGAATGGGTCGACGCGATCCGTGCGGAGGCGGCACCGTACCGCCCCGAAGTGACGCCGACGCGTGGGATGGGCGCGGTGCCGGAGTGCCTCCGCGACTACCCGGGCACGTTCCGGAGTCGCCATCCGACCACCTCGTTCGCGGCGTGGGGTGCAGACGCCGAGCGGGTAACCGCCGACCACGCCTACGACTCCCCGATGGGAGAGGACTCGCCGCTCGCGCGGCTGTACGACCTCGACGCGCTGATCGTGCGGATCGGGGTCGACGCGAACACCTCGCTGCACCTCGCGGAGTACCGCGCCGACTACGACGGCGACCCCGAGTCGAACGGCGGTCCGGTACTCGTCGACGGCGCACGCGAGTGGGTCGAGTTCGCCGAGCCTGAGTCGCGCGACGACTTCCGTGAGATCGAAGCCGCGTTCGAGACCGAACGTGGTGTCGCTACTGAACGGGAAGCGGATAGCGATCTGGGTGTCGGTCCCGAACGCGAGGACGGGGTGTGGCGCGGCCGCGTCGGTGACGCCGAGGCAGAGATCTGCCGGATGCGGTCGCTCGTCGACTTCGCGGTCGAATGGATGGAGCAGAACCGCTAGTCCGACACTCGCCGGACGCCGCTGGGCAGGCCTGACTCCTCCGACAGTCCGCGGTCGCCCGCGGTATCGACGTCGTCTGCCGGGTCGTCGCTGTTCGATGACTCCTCGCTCGCCACGCGAGCGCGGTTCTCGGAGCGGAACCGCATCTCGACGCGGACGCCGCGCTGGTCGCGGTTCTCGATGGTCAGTCGGCCGCCCGAGAGCTCAACGACCCAGTAGATGACCCACAGCCCCAGCCCGGTGACGTGTTTGAGCGGGAACTCGCGCAGTTCGGCGATCGCCTCGAGTTCCTCGGCCGGAATGCTCGACCCGTCGTCGACAATCGTCACGGTCGTCCACGGGCCGTCCTCAGCGACCGTGATCGTGACGGTGACCTCCTCGTCGTTGTGACGGGCCGCGTTGTCCAGCGCCTCGCGGATCGCCTTCCCGGCGGCCGGATGAACGACCGCCACGGCGCGGTCCGGTATCGACGTGCGCACGTCGACCTCGGGGGTGTCCTCGTGGAAGCTGGACACCTCCGCGCGCGCGACGGCTCCCAAGTTCGTCTCGATGGGGTCCCCGACGTTCCACAGGTCCGCGAGCGTCTGCGCCTTC contains:
- the gyrA gene encoding DNA gyrase subunit A codes for the protein MSSDVPDVDPDDVRAAQIDRVRIEDEMEQSYIDYAMSVIAGRALPDVRDGLKPVHRRILYAMHEMGVTSNTSHRKSSSVVGETMGDYHPHGDQAIYDTLVNMAQTFSMRYPLVDGQGNFGSMDGDPAAAMRYTEARMADIAQELLSDIEKDTVDFSANYDDRLTEPDVLPAAYPNLLVNGSTGIAVGMSTKVPPHNLGEVIDATIELIDDPDATVADLMEHVEGPDFPTGANIVGRNSVREAYTTGRGRVRVRAEMDVEEYGNDRQRIVVTELPYQENKARIVERIANDVNEGVIEGISDLRDESDREGVRVVIELKRGANVEVVKNQLLEHHLESTFGVINLALVDGQPKVLTLKETLEHYIDHRKEVVTRRSQFDLEEAEDRAHILQGRLKALENAEDVVETIRESEDRDAAKTALRSTFEFSEEQAEHIVRMQLGSLTSMEAAEIEDEYEDVQATIERLNEILDSEQELLDVIKSELRDIKDKYDDDRRTGFVEDTGSVTHEDLIPEEESVVVLSEDDYIKRMPAADFRAQNRGGKGIIGADLKEGDRVSSVFLASTHDYLLCFTDQGRVYQLKTYQVPEMGRTARGKSAVNVLDLDGDEELTAVVNTADLTGDEYLTMATEGGYVKRTAGDEFENILSTGIRAIKLEDGDALVDVEVTDGERDLVIGTRGGMAIRFDEDEVRSMGRTARGVRGINLTGDDRVAGVAAIDEDEHDWVLTVTANGYGKRTDLAEYRTQSRNGKGLIDIKTNERNGPVCAVEAVTFGDHLFAMSAGGQIMRTRVEDISTIGRNTMGVTVMDLDGGDTVAAIDVLPAERVSSERATDTPDDE
- the rocF gene encoding arginase; this translates as MTVRIIGAPTDYGQDRRGVDMGPSAIRYAGLSDALASAGVDAIDAGDLTVPRAEERDPDARQPSEGNAKFLQEIEEVTTALTDRVADSVAAGETPLVLGGDHSVAIGSLCGSARDAEIGAVWFDAHGDYNTPTTSPSGNVHGMPLAAALGHAEWDGVDWANAHGLREENVAYVGLRALDDSEREAIRATEMTAYTMSDIDERGITDVVEAALSVAGDGVDGVHVSLDMDWLDPTIAPGVGTPVRGGVTYREAHHAMELVAETDGLRSMEVVEVNPVLDESNETASLAVELAASAFGKRIL
- a CDS encoding HAD family hydrolase encodes the protein MTLYDRLYELYAEFDTETLRAYREFVDLFPPLDSRVALDSWDDANAELSDRRERIERSFGAGGATLAEVASMADRESAFTALDLHGKYGRALNALVLDVDETLRSAGDTDNEIPRETLHLLTEFAERGVPLVICTGQTLENVKGFLIQGLGNELVHSGDVSVVYEAGAGVFTPGSGADTKRLLYDDLVDDVRGVVDDVRDGVLREAPERVRRGCHLQGNEFNVTLKPNHETGSDDAEAVIDEAMVHLLGLVGSAAGERLGLDDGPAAARAYYAGDDPEIAGAIDRAGASADGDVPEAAASLFDRLEVALYRADAAELAAADLHKAAGVEASLDVLGVDDPFVCVMGDSKSDLRVMEWAEDTDSGVAAAPEHSSRNVLEHVRRTDDLVFAPGAASDVLRTMYAWECLAELNGSD
- the pyrI gene encoding aspartate carbamoyltransferase regulatory subunit, which codes for MSDAPERELRISKIRNGTVIDHITGGQALNVLAVLGIDGDEGVGVSIGMNVPSDKLGTKDVVKVEDRELSQGEVDVLSLLAPEATVNIVREFEVVDKKRVERPEHVVGLLTCPNHNCITNADEPVESAFEVVDDGVRCEFCGEIVREDIGDHLAVH
- the pyrB gene encoding aspartate carbamoyltransferase is translated as MRHDHLLSAGQLTREDIEAVLDRAADLAADPGAVSDRYADTLLALCFFEPSTRTKMSFDTAIQRLGGDTVDMGTVESSSVKKGESLADTVRVIEGYADGIVLRHPSEGAAKLASQFVDVPVVNAGDGAGQHPSQTLLDLYTIRERAGLDDLTIGIMGDLKYGRTVHSLAAALTNFDARMHFISPESLRLPRGVQFDLHDAGARLREHTDLDEVLGELDVLYVTRIQRERFPDENEYQQIAGEYQIDAETLERARDDLTVMHPLPRVDEIAPDVDATEHAAYFAQAHNGVPVRMALLDGLLGDGDDGGAGGGAAATDGGESR
- a CDS encoding rubrerythrin family protein — its product is MDGERFRATVESAKATELDRFGSNKLLIALTDATLEPEAVLRAAADSEHAAHTTFSGWAADAGGPDDDPAGDAAAGLFDWLAEREREHRERVLESLTELGAEHDPVDGGAMHQYLRAREAPVERVAAGAVGRGLVSDRSHLQIVSFFVNEGDESRATLFRDLRTETEEELKRGLALLEDLCADDEDWERARMVAEYVVQIAYDDYADALTGMGIDVKPVC
- a CDS encoding ASCH domain-containing protein — protein: MAHIEASEILPNDHVQQLAGDGAVTQLHRGHAYAEEGDTFEIDGTTFEVTAVDRRTLGDLTDEDARAEGSEDLAAYKDRLARVHDEFEWDDDSEVVKHAFEPRE
- a CDS encoding MBL fold metallo-hydrolase — protein: MRDSDRGDNEDDPTADADAVTDGDGPSHVTALGPPPGGELAPEALARRLRAGDPVSVLDVRDRPEFEAWRVDGRGVTARQVPHVNFVAAAATGDATDPLPEGLPEPIVVVCGRGKASADVARDLAAAGVDAVNLAGGMDAWAETYLAEPIVRDGSEPGGDGDLTVIQYQRPSSGCLGYLVVADGPDGREAAAIDPLRAFADRYADDAEARGATLRYAVDTHVHADHVSGVRALRDGAGAEAVLPAGATERGLAFDATLLSDGDALRVGDAVIEAIHAPGHTTELTCLRLRRPGGDRGDVLFTGDALFLGSVGRPDLEAGDDGARDRATTAYDTLHDRLLALPVDTLVAPGHFADPADARANDYAAPLARIAELDVLSLDRAAFVARVAGDLPPRPANFERIVATNLGIESMDDAAAFEAELGPNNCAVG
- a CDS encoding aminoglycoside N(3)-acetyltransferase — protein: MGEREVVDRTDAPLTTDRLRADLRELGVTPGETALVHSSLSAIGWVAGGVPTVVDALLGAVTATGTVAVPTHSTQLSDPTHWENPPVPDEWVDAIRAEAAPYRPEVTPTRGMGAVPECLRDYPGTFRSRHPTTSFAAWGADAERVTADHAYDSPMGEDSPLARLYDLDALIVRIGVDANTSLHLAEYRADYDGDPESNGGPVLVDGAREWVEFAEPESRDDFREIEAAFETERGVATEREADSDLGVGPEREDGVWRGRVGDAEAEICRMRSLVDFAVEWMEQNR
- a CDS encoding sensor histidine kinase — encoded protein: MTRLVATSLGAGVVVGGLSAVYVVSRYASNEPVSEAWFILSIGWSLGSSSGGLVGYYVERVRAERAAQAQLTGRLTVLQRVLRHNIRNEVGVIRGVAASAAETTDQPQVAADLRTLIEHVDRVHELSEKAQTLADLWNVGDPIETNLGAVARAEVSSFHEDTPEVDVRTSIPDRAVAVVHPAAGKAIREALDNAARHNDEEVTVTITVAEDGPWTTVTIVDDGSSIPAEELEAIAELREFPLKHVTGLGLWVIYWVVELSGGRLTIENRDQRGVRVEMRFRSENRARVASEESSNSDDPADDVDTAGDRGLSEESGLPSGVRRVSD